A genomic window from Archaeoglobus profundus DSM 5631 includes:
- a CDS encoding sulfite exporter TauE/SafE family protein, with protein sequence MGRVSLLVGLIAFIMSIGVASAQELTNPAVFAGVFFIVCLVIGIVAVLAGVGGGVVFTPLMMGFTSIDSFIIRATGLTVAMGGALVAARPFLRRGLANIKLLLFAAVPYTVFAVIGALLAGYIKATMGIFGEGLIRTALGVLVIFIAMIFLFAGKRIEYPEVKHVDSFTERLGLAMAYWEESLGRVVDYKVTRAWLGALCFCGIGLVSGLFGLGAGWAMVPVLNLIMLAPLKVAAACSKVLIGIGDTAAVWPYITAGGIIPIFTIPCLIGLILGTIIGAKIMLKVKAGFVRWLIIAIMLLSGVRLIWKGLEMLGVM encoded by the coding sequence ATGGGTAGAGTCAGCTTATTGGTGGGACTGATCGCATTCATCATGAGTATCGGAGTTGCTTCAGCACAGGAGTTAACGAACCCTGCCGTGTTTGCGGGTGTATTCTTCATTGTATGTCTAGTAATAGGCATCGTCGCAGTGCTAGCTGGTGTAGGTGGCGGCGTAGTGTTTACACCGCTCATGATGGGTTTTACGAGTATAGATTCCTTCATAATAAGAGCTACTGGTCTAACAGTAGCTATGGGCGGTGCACTGGTTGCAGCGAGACCATTTTTGAGAAGAGGACTTGCGAACATCAAATTATTACTCTTCGCAGCTGTCCCCTACACGGTATTTGCGGTCATAGGTGCTCTGCTGGCAGGATACATTAAAGCAACTATGGGTATATTCGGAGAAGGATTGATAAGAACAGCCTTGGGTGTGCTGGTAATATTCATCGCCATGATATTCCTCTTCGCTGGTAAGAGGATAGAATATCCGGAGGTAAAGCATGTGGACAGCTTTACTGAAAGATTGGGACTGGCAATGGCTTATTGGGAAGAATCACTTGGTAGAGTTGTAGATTATAAGGTAACGAGAGCTTGGCTTGGTGCGTTGTGCTTCTGTGGCATCGGATTGGTATCTGGACTGTTCGGTTTGGGTGCTGGATGGGCCATGGTTCCAGTTCTAAACTTGATAATGCTTGCACCCCTGAAGGTCGCAGCAGCTTGCAGTAAGGTGTTAATAGGCATAGGAGACACAGCAGCTGTATGGCCGTACATAACTGCTGGCGGTATAATACCGATATTCACAATCCCATGTCTCATAGGACTGATTCTGGGAACCATAATAGGTGCTAAAATAATGTTGAAAGTTAAAGCTGGTTTTGTCAGATGGCTTATCATTGCAATAATGCTTCTTAGCGGTGTTAGGTTGATTTGGAAGGGTTTGGAGATGTTGGGGGTGATGTAA
- a CDS encoding heparan-alpha-glucosaminide N-acetyltransferase, translating to MRYWEIDFLRGVGIILMLISNFVTDLQIFLNYPYSPFWHAFAMLTASIFVFASGASFYVSYTQKRSLKRILKRFIRLMSLGLLITAVTAILFKEGTIYFGILHFLALAWILAIPFYHLKSLSVVLAAVFIILYPLVDSVHAQTLAFLPLGITPPSFYTFDYFPIFPWFGILLLGFKFGEAVMKSRGNVKNFKFVCLLGRNSLKIYLLHQPILVSIILLVFGDKSGILIYNPLK from the coding sequence ATGAGGTATTGGGAAATAGATTTTTTGAGAGGCGTAGGTATAATTTTAATGCTAATTTCAAATTTTGTAACAGATCTTCAAATCTTTTTGAATTATCCTTATTCTCCCTTCTGGCATGCCTTTGCAATGCTTACAGCATCGATATTTGTATTCGCATCAGGAGCAAGCTTTTACGTGAGCTATACACAAAAAAGAAGCTTAAAAAGAATCTTGAAGAGGTTTATAAGGCTCATGAGCTTGGGATTGCTGATTACGGCAGTTACAGCAATTTTGTTTAAGGAGGGGACAATATACTTCGGAATTCTGCACTTCCTAGCATTGGCCTGGATTTTGGCGATTCCCTTTTACCATTTGAAGTCTTTAAGTGTGGTGTTGGCAGCTGTGTTCATAATTCTATACCCACTCGTGGATTCCGTTCATGCTCAAACTCTGGCATTCTTACCCCTAGGTATTACACCTCCAAGCTTCTATACATTCGATTACTTTCCCATTTTCCCTTGGTTTGGTATACTTTTACTGGGATTTAAGTTTGGAGAAGCTGTGATGAAATCGAGAGGTAATGTAAAAAACTTCAAATTCGTATGTCTTTTGGGTAGAAATTCGCTTAAGATTTACTTACTTCATCAGCCGATACTGGTTTCGATAATCCTTCTCGTATTCGGAGACAAGAGTGGCATTTTAATCTACAATCCTTTAAAATAA
- a CDS encoding ATP-binding cassette domain-containing protein, whose translation MLRLENVSKDWKEFKIRDVSFEVKRKEYFVLLGHSGAGKTLLLEIIAGLHKPDSGRIYLEGEDVTGKPPEKRNVAYMPQNYALFPHLSVYDNIAYGLKIRKFEKNEIRRKVLELSEVLGISHLLHRKPNTLSGGEQQRVALARALAIEPKLLLLDEPFSNLDLATRFRLVEEMKRWHKELGFTAIHVTHSFDEAMALGDRVGIMIKGRVEQVGRCEDVFSKPKSVEIAEFLGYNVIRGFLRDGKLYLNGLKLNIESDFEGDVSVVIKPEDVLISKDGEFEALVEGVEFFKFLAVVTLNVNGLKIKAQTTTENVLKESIRVGSKVRVSIRSLRLMV comes from the coding sequence ATGCTAAGGCTTGAAAACGTCTCCAAGGATTGGAAGGAGTTCAAAATTAGAGATGTAAGCTTTGAGGTTAAGCGAAAGGAATATTTCGTTTTGTTAGGTCACAGCGGTGCTGGTAAAACTCTTCTGCTTGAGATTATAGCGGGATTACACAAACCAGACAGCGGTAGGATATACCTAGAAGGTGAAGACGTAACGGGGAAGCCACCCGAGAAAAGAAACGTAGCATACATGCCACAAAACTATGCTCTCTTTCCTCATCTAAGCGTTTATGACAACATTGCCTACGGTTTAAAGATCAGAAAGTTTGAGAAGAATGAGATTAGAAGGAAAGTATTGGAACTTTCGGAAGTTTTGGGGATATCACATCTGTTGCACAGGAAACCCAATACCTTAAGTGGTGGAGAACAGCAGAGAGTTGCTTTGGCCAGAGCTTTGGCAATTGAACCCAAGCTGTTACTACTCGATGAACCTTTCTCAAACTTGGATCTGGCCACGAGATTTAGGCTTGTTGAGGAGATGAAAAGATGGCATAAGGAGCTTGGTTTTACAGCTATCCACGTCACACACAGCTTCGATGAGGCTATGGCTTTAGGAGATAGAGTGGGAATTATGATTAAGGGCAGGGTTGAGCAGGTGGGGAGATGTGAAGATGTATTCTCAAAACCCAAAAGCGTTGAAATTGCCGAGTTCTTAGGTTACAACGTTATAAGAGGCTTTTTGAGGGATGGAAAGTTGTATTTAAACGGTTTGAAATTGAATATCGAATCGGATTTTGAGGGAGATGTTAGTGTGGTGATTAAGCCTGAAGATGTGTTGATCTCAAAAGATGGCGAGTTCGAAGCTTTAGTTGAAGGTGTAGAATTTTTCAAGTTTTTAGCGGTTGTAACTCTGAACGTTAACGGATTGAAGATTAAAGCTCAAACCACAACTGAAAACGTTTTGAAAGAAAGTATTAGAGTTGGATCTAAAGTCAGGGTTTCTATCAGGAGTTTACGTTTGATGGTATGA
- the ftsZ gene encoding cell division protein FtsZ — protein MDSLVREALKRAEMERKPVEGLEEDILQALEELKTVIKVIGVGGSGCNTITRMYEEGIEGAELIAVNTDAQHLCYTKAHRRLLIGKKRTRGLGAGSLPQVGEEAARENEEDIKKLIEGADMVFITCGLGGGTGTGAAPVIAEIARDAGALTIAVVTFPFSAEGAIRRANAEAGLERLREVADTVIVVPNDKLLEVVPNYPLHLAFRVADEVLMRAVKGITELITKPALVNLDFADVKTVMEKGGVAMIGLGEAEGEDKAQESVRKALKSPLLDVDITGAKSALVNVTGGPDMTVEEAELVVEEIYNKVDPEARIIWGAMIDPELENKMRTLVIITGVKSPQIYGRKAPHFTKKFGIDFVR, from the coding sequence ATGGACTCTTTAGTTAGAGAAGCTTTGAAGAGGGCGGAGATGGAAAGAAAACCCGTAGAAGGATTGGAGGAAGATATTTTACAGGCCTTAGAGGAGCTAAAAACTGTTATTAAGGTAATAGGAGTTGGTGGAAGCGGTTGCAATACTATTACGAGGATGTACGAAGAGGGAATTGAGGGAGCCGAGCTAATAGCTGTAAACACCGATGCTCAACATCTTTGCTACACTAAAGCTCATAGAAGGTTGCTGATTGGTAAGAAGAGGACTAGAGGTTTGGGTGCTGGAAGCTTACCGCAAGTTGGAGAAGAGGCTGCGAGAGAGAATGAGGAGGACATAAAGAAGTTGATTGAAGGAGCGGACATGGTTTTCATAACATGCGGATTGGGCGGAGGAACTGGAACGGGTGCTGCGCCGGTCATTGCAGAAATTGCCAGAGATGCTGGAGCTTTAACAATAGCTGTTGTAACTTTTCCGTTCTCTGCAGAAGGTGCCATTAGAAGAGCTAATGCTGAGGCGGGATTGGAAAGGCTTAGAGAAGTTGCAGATACGGTTATAGTTGTTCCAAACGACAAACTGCTTGAAGTCGTGCCTAACTATCCACTTCACTTGGCTTTCAGAGTTGCTGATGAAGTTCTAATGAGAGCTGTTAAGGGAATTACGGAACTGATAACTAAACCAGCTTTGGTTAACCTTGACTTTGCAGATGTAAAGACGGTTATGGAGAAGGGCGGAGTTGCAATGATAGGACTAGGAGAGGCAGAAGGAGAGGATAAGGCACAGGAGTCTGTTAGGAAAGCTTTGAAGTCACCTCTCTTGGATGTGGACATAACTGGAGCAAAATCGGCTTTGGTGAATGTTACCGGTGGGCCGGACATGACCGTTGAGGAGGCTGAGCTTGTCGTTGAGGAGATATACAATAAAGTTGACCCCGAGGCTAGAATAATCTGGGGTGCAATGATAGATCCGGAGCTAGAGAACAAGATGAGAACTTTGGTAATAATAACTGGAGTGAAGTCACCGCAGATATACGGAAGAAAAGCACCGCACTTCACAAAGAAGTTTGGAATAGACTTTGTCAGATGA
- a CDS encoding universal stress protein, whose translation MKVLIPTDFSNYSEATILCALNELKKMDCEVILMHVIEFDPEMIDSFAGVTFEKARDELIGRAKEKLEELVDRFKSAGINARYIEPYIGDPAVEIAKKAEEEKVGLIMIGARGKGLSRKLKVILGSVSEGVLELSTVPVLLTKFRVEGGICQTVDSLFARVLYAFDFSKQSEELLYYIKRFPIDELIALHVAESEELDTDFIEKIKKEYPSAKIILKAGKVGKAIVDTAKDFNATLIAIGAGVEKLGSVTTHVTRNSDVSVLVYK comes from the coding sequence TTGAAAGTTTTGATTCCTACTGATTTTTCAAATTATTCTGAAGCCACAATACTCTGCGCTTTGAATGAACTGAAAAAGATGGACTGCGAAGTAATACTGATGCACGTAATAGAGTTTGATCCGGAGATGATAGATTCATTCGCCGGAGTTACATTCGAGAAGGCAAGAGACGAATTAATTGGAAGAGCTAAAGAGAAACTTGAGGAACTTGTAGATAGATTCAAATCCGCTGGTATCAATGCAAGATACATCGAACCTTACATAGGTGATCCAGCTGTCGAGATAGCTAAAAAGGCTGAAGAGGAGAAGGTAGGACTTATAATGATAGGTGCAAGGGGTAAGGGACTAAGCAGAAAGCTGAAAGTTATACTTGGAAGTGTTTCAGAAGGTGTACTTGAACTCTCAACAGTTCCCGTCCTTCTGACAAAGTTCAGGGTGGAAGGTGGTATCTGTCAGACGGTTGATTCGCTCTTTGCCAGAGTTCTCTACGCATTTGATTTTTCAAAGCAGAGTGAGGAACTGCTCTACTACATTAAGAGATTCCCAATAGATGAGTTAATAGCCTTACACGTCGCCGAGAGCGAGGAACTCGATACGGACTTCATAGAAAAGATAAAGAAGGAGTATCCATCTGCGAAGATAATACTGAAAGCTGGCAAAGTTGGAAAGGCGATCGTGGATACTGCCAAAGACTTTAACGCTACTCTAATAGCTATCGGAGCTGGTGTGGAAAAGCTTGGAAGCGTTACCACCCACGTTACGAGAAATTCCGACGTAAGCGTTCTTGTATACAAGTGA
- a CDS encoding universal stress protein: MTEEIDVLVVVDDRWNRVPESLKNLGKRFKAKLHLLFVRNLQITPEVLTELEKKYSSLKEKALKKLQSLAEELKSYGFGTDIVGVHYGIAHERILRESERIKPDYILVRARRRPRLWRILGDYYYDDLFRSSKIPVLVGR; the protein is encoded by the coding sequence ATGACGGAAGAAATAGATGTCTTAGTTGTTGTCGATGACAGATGGAACAGAGTGCCAGAGTCACTAAAGAATCTGGGCAAAAGGTTCAAAGCCAAGCTTCATCTGCTGTTCGTAAGGAACTTGCAGATAACACCAGAAGTTCTGACAGAGCTTGAAAAAAAGTATTCTTCTCTGAAAGAGAAAGCACTTAAGAAACTTCAGAGTTTAGCAGAAGAACTGAAGAGCTATGGGTTTGGAACTGACATCGTAGGAGTTCACTACGGCATTGCACATGAAAGAATACTAAGAGAAAGTGAGAGAATAAAACCTGATTACATCCTTGTTAGAGCAAGAAGGAGACCCAGGTTGTGGAGGATTTTGGGTGATTATTACTACGATGATCTGTTTCGCAGTTCTAAAATTCCCGTTCTTGTAGGGAGGTGA
- a CDS encoding ribbon-helix-helix protein, CopG family, whose amino-acid sequence MPEKIMRISVAVDENIRNIIEDLAKRENKTISDIIRQAISLYYMIKSRNLSSKALKRYLDILSMSDNIIVDLELWLAILDEINKHEDKEFWEIVERIGYEHGMELKSRGIEDIKDVLRILELKHLFKLKEGESNGNFTLVLATRNEANILKHYLRGLFKAFGVDVEFIEGLRKLIVMVKKK is encoded by the coding sequence ATGCCTGAAAAGATCATGCGAATATCCGTAGCTGTTGATGAGAATATTCGAAACATAATTGAAGATTTAGCAAAAAGGGAGAATAAAACTATTTCTGATATCATAAGGCAGGCAATAAGTTTATACTACATGATTAAGAGTAGGAATTTGTCATCAAAAGCTCTCAAAAGATATTTAGATATTCTTTCAATGAGCGATAATATAATAGTTGATCTCGAGCTTTGGTTGGCTATACTTGATGAGATAAACAAACATGAGGATAAGGAGTTTTGGGAGATCGTTGAGAGGATAGGATACGAGCACGGTATGGAATTAAAGAGTAGAGGTATAGAGGATATAAAGGATGTTCTTCGTATCCTCGAATTAAAGCATCTCTTTAAGTTGAAGGAAGGGGAAAGTAATGGAAATTTTACACTCGTACTGGCAACTAGAAACGAGGCAAACATACTAAAGCATTATCTTAGAGGATTGTTCAAAGCTTTTGGAGTCGATGTTGAATTCATAGAAGGCCTTAGAAAACTGATTGTTATGGTCAAAAAGAAATAG
- a CDS encoding adenine nucleotide alpha hydrolase family protein, whose protein sequence is MRQNEFLVFFDEKTSESVLKIMKKFSEKFDGIVNLVYVKDIDYYPVEVLLEAEKSYDSLKKFGLKLAEDLAKKIRKLGFKQVHIDFCMGHRSEIEYMKNKNPDFIIDLRHS, encoded by the coding sequence ATGAGGCAGAATGAGTTTTTGGTATTTTTTGATGAAAAAACATCAGAGAGTGTACTAAAAATTATGAAAAAATTCAGTGAAAAATTTGACGGCATTGTTAATCTTGTGTATGTGAAGGATATAGATTACTATCCGGTAGAGGTCTTGCTTGAAGCAGAAAAATCCTATGATAGCTTGAAGAAATTTGGATTAAAACTTGCTGAGGATTTGGCAAAAAAGATCAGAAAGCTTGGATTTAAGCAAGTGCATATCGACTTTTGCATGGGACATCGTTCAGAGATTGAGTATATGAAGAACAAGAATCCAGATTTTATAATAGATTTACGCCACTCTTAG
- the wtpB gene encoding tungstate ABC transporter permease WtpB, with amino-acid sequence MNRRDYIDIFFIILGSFLLFYIILPIFTLLLRQCLDIGTLIKVLRDEVVLNALKNTFLTAGITTLIALVLGVPLGYVLARKEFRYKSLIQGIVDVPIVIPHSVVGIMLLTTFSDAILDSYLGIIMAMLFVSASFTINSARDGFLAVDKKLEDVARTLGAGKFKTFLTVSLPLAFASILSGAIMTFARAVSEVGAILVVAYYPKTAQILVLEYFENFGLKYSTPISVILIVLSLTIFAILRWLLKRSDRHAKA; translated from the coding sequence ATGAACAGGAGAGATTATATCGACATATTCTTCATAATTCTCGGATCTTTTCTGTTATTCTACATAATTTTGCCCATCTTTACCCTTCTCTTAAGGCAATGTCTCGACATCGGAACGTTGATTAAAGTTCTAAGGGATGAGGTAGTACTCAACGCTTTGAAGAATACATTCTTAACAGCCGGAATTACGACGTTAATAGCTCTCGTATTGGGAGTTCCGCTCGGTTACGTCTTAGCGAGAAAAGAGTTTAGATATAAGAGTTTGATTCAGGGAATTGTTGATGTGCCAATCGTTATTCCTCATTCTGTCGTAGGTATAATGCTACTGACGACATTCTCAGATGCAATACTGGACAGCTATTTGGGGATAATTATGGCAATGCTCTTCGTATCAGCATCCTTTACGATAAATTCAGCGAGGGATGGCTTTTTAGCCGTAGATAAGAAGCTTGAGGACGTTGCTAGGACACTTGGAGCCGGAAAGTTCAAGACATTTTTAACCGTTAGCCTACCCTTAGCTTTCGCTTCGATACTAAGCGGAGCTATAATGACATTTGCGAGGGCTGTGAGTGAAGTTGGTGCAATACTTGTAGTAGCTTACTACCCCAAAACTGCTCAAATACTGGTTTTGGAGTACTTCGAAAACTTTGGCTTGAAATACTCAACACCAATCTCAGTTATTCTGATAGTTCTAAGCCTGACGATATTCGCAATTTTGAGATGGTTGTTGAAGAGGAGTGATAGGCATGCTAAGGCTTGA
- the wtpA gene encoding tungstate ABC transporter substrate-binding protein WtpA, which produces MIWILLILALLICGCQQPAKQLTTQETTQPKKVTLTIFHAGSLTIPLHDLNEEFEKYMKTKGYDVEIRTEASGSVMAVRKVTDLGRKADIVAVADYTILPAFMYPKYADFYIAFARNELVLCYTDKSKYSDEINGSNWYKILGKEGVKFGFSNPNVDPCGYRSVMAMKLADLYYNDSIFHELIEKHTNIRANGTKIISPRDVRTDGKVVIRDKSVNLIALLESGSIDYAFEYKSVALQHNLKFVELPDEINLKNLSLKDWYGRVSITVWKVENGELVQEEIKARPIMYGLTIPKNAENREIAEEYLAYLLSDKGRGVFAKNYQEFLEKPLGFGNVPDRVKRYVEIVT; this is translated from the coding sequence ATGATATGGATACTCCTAATTCTCGCGTTGTTGATATGCGGTTGTCAACAGCCTGCAAAACAGCTTACGACTCAAGAAACGACGCAACCGAAAAAGGTAACTCTAACGATCTTTCATGCAGGATCACTTACAATTCCTTTGCATGACTTGAACGAGGAGTTTGAGAAATACATGAAAACTAAAGGCTACGATGTTGAGATAAGAACTGAAGCCAGTGGTAGTGTTATGGCTGTTAGAAAAGTTACGGATCTGGGTAGAAAAGCTGATATCGTTGCCGTGGCAGACTACACAATTCTACCGGCTTTCATGTATCCGAAATATGCGGACTTTTACATAGCCTTTGCAAGAAACGAACTCGTGCTTTGCTACACAGATAAGAGCAAGTATAGCGATGAAATAAACGGTAGCAACTGGTATAAGATCCTTGGAAAGGAAGGTGTTAAATTTGGATTTTCAAACCCAAACGTCGATCCCTGCGGCTACAGAAGTGTGATGGCTATGAAGTTAGCTGATCTTTATTACAACGATTCAATATTCCACGAGTTAATCGAAAAGCATACGAATATAAGAGCAAATGGAACCAAGATAATTTCACCTAGGGACGTTAGAACTGATGGAAAGGTTGTAATAAGGGACAAGAGTGTCAATCTGATTGCTCTGCTTGAGAGTGGAAGCATAGATTACGCATTTGAGTACAAAAGTGTTGCACTCCAGCACAACCTGAAGTTCGTAGAACTGCCAGATGAGATCAACTTAAAGAATCTCAGCCTCAAGGACTGGTACGGACGGGTTTCGATCACCGTCTGGAAGGTTGAAAATGGTGAGCTTGTTCAAGAGGAAATAAAGGCTAGGCCGATTATGTACGGTTTAACAATACCTAAAAACGCTGAAAACAGAGAAATTGCTGAAGAATACTTAGCATATCTGTTGAGCGATAAAGGTAGGGGAGTGTTTGCAAAGAACTATCAGGAGTTCCTAGAAAAGCCCTTAGGATTTGGAAATGTGCCAGATCGTGTTAAGAGATACGTCGAGATTGTAACATGA
- a CDS encoding sulfite exporter TauE/SafE family protein: MAKFATGGPAMTPDMFIHIGPFEALFLLALGFFGGMLSGFIGSGGAFVLTPGMMSIGTPGSIAVASNMCHKFPKAMVGAWRRYKLGQLDPKLALLMAISAIVGVQVGIQVQYMIAQMLGPTGTSLYVSIAFLIVLPTVAAICLRDAIKAKKYGLLDTEPKFAMKLEQKFRVPPMIHFKVAGRTQSLWLTVPTGFMTGFLAATIAVGGFIGVPSMIYIIGASSTVASATELGIAFVMGATGTFSWIYLMGAVDFRLTALILATSLIGVQIGAVGTTYTRPFYIKLAMAVVMLIVTVSRACAVPGYLADLGWITLDPAIRKTLDSLVLPIMIIALLSVAPIVMVPMFSIRRKLAKAGVLSEAIEIPKGGASRKLVTKTIIFGIITLINYYLLFRDPNAWPYFITQIPHMDPVMRVAMSLAVIALAIYWSIIHGNFAHGVLDMLKITSLRKDVSNILMQEGVAGLDKWIAQVKRATMTNGGEKR; the protein is encoded by the coding sequence ATGGCGAAATTTGCGACTGGCGGACCCGCAATGACCCCAGATATGTTTATACACATCGGCCCATTTGAAGCACTGTTTCTACTGGCTCTGGGATTCTTCGGTGGAATGCTTAGCGGATTCATAGGGAGCGGTGGAGCATTCGTTCTAACACCGGGAATGATGTCAATAGGTACGCCGGGTTCAATTGCAGTAGCGAGCAACATGTGTCATAAGTTCCCCAAAGCTATGGTCGGAGCTTGGAGGAGATATAAACTGGGACAACTCGACCCCAAGCTCGCACTCTTGATGGCAATATCAGCTATAGTCGGTGTGCAGGTGGGTATTCAAGTCCAGTACATGATCGCTCAGATGCTCGGTCCAACGGGAACGAGCTTATACGTCTCGATTGCATTCCTCATAGTCCTTCCAACGGTTGCAGCGATATGTTTGAGAGATGCCATAAAGGCTAAGAAGTACGGTCTGCTTGACACGGAACCTAAGTTTGCAATGAAACTTGAGCAGAAGTTTAGGGTACCACCAATGATACACTTCAAGGTTGCTGGTAGAACACAATCCCTATGGCTTACAGTTCCTACGGGATTCATGACAGGATTCTTGGCTGCAACGATTGCAGTTGGAGGATTCATAGGAGTTCCATCGATGATATATATCATTGGAGCATCAAGCACAGTTGCAAGTGCTACCGAGCTTGGAATCGCTTTCGTGATGGGTGCTACCGGAACATTCAGCTGGATATATCTAATGGGTGCTGTAGACTTCAGACTGACCGCCTTGATACTAGCCACATCTCTAATCGGAGTCCAGATCGGTGCAGTTGGAACAACATACACCAGACCGTTCTACATAAAGCTGGCTATGGCTGTCGTGATGCTCATAGTTACCGTCAGCAGAGCATGTGCAGTCCCCGGTTACTTGGCCGATTTGGGATGGATTACACTTGATCCAGCTATAAGAAAGACTCTCGATTCACTTGTACTACCAATAATGATAATCGCATTGCTTTCTGTAGCTCCAATAGTAATGGTTCCAATGTTCTCAATAAGGAGAAAGCTCGCAAAGGCGGGAGTGCTCAGTGAGGCTATTGAGATTCCTAAGGGAGGGGCTAGCAGAAAGTTGGTTACCAAGACGATCATTTTCGGAATAATAACATTGATAAACTACTACCTGTTATTCAGAGACCCGAACGCATGGCCGTACTTCATAACACAGATACCACACATGGATCCAGTCATGAGAGTAGCTATGAGCTTGGCAGTCATCGCTCTGGCAATCTACTGGTCCATAATCCACGGAAACTTTGCACATGGTGTCTTGGACATGCTAAAGATAACATCTTTAAGGAAGGATGTATCAAACATACTCATGCAGGAGGGAGTTGCTGGGCTTGACAAGTGGATTGCACAGGTGAAGAGGGCTACGATGACCAACGGAGGTGAAAAGCGTTGA
- a CDS encoding winged helix-turn-helix domain-containing protein yields MEVGLRFWIEFEGKPVMGRGGYDILKNIEKFQSISKASRALGMSYRFIWDYIRRMENVLGERVVESEKGGVEGGRTTLTPLGKKLIDIYENFENTLKSALNGVRGIVEEVGENKVVITLDNNEFNIGDAVVIFKNGKIPRVKVK; encoded by the coding sequence ATGGAAGTTGGGCTGAGGTTCTGGATAGAGTTTGAAGGAAAACCGGTAATGGGTAGGGGTGGATATGATATTCTCAAGAATATCGAAAAGTTTCAGTCGATCTCAAAAGCTTCGAGAGCTTTGGGTATGTCTTACAGATTCATATGGGATTACATAAGGAGAATGGAGAATGTTCTTGGGGAGAGGGTTGTTGAGAGCGAGAAGGGTGGCGTTGAAGGTGGAAGGACTACTCTGACTCCTCTGGGAAAAAAGCTGATAGATATCTACGAGAATTTTGAAAACACTTTGAAATCTGCTCTGAACGGTGTTAGGGGTATTGTAGAGGAAGTTGGAGAAAACAAAGTTGTTATAACTCTCGATAACAACGAGTTTAACATTGGGGATGCAGTTGTGATATTCAAAAACGGTAAAATTCCAAGGGTCAAGGTGAAGTGA